GGAATAATTTTAATGGTGTTAACAAttaaacctaaattttgaaatctgaacAAAGACTAAATTCATGAAAAATAAAGGAGAGGGACTAAATGCTAAATGTATAAAGAATACAGAGATTTAAAGCCTATTTAACCTTTTCAATTTAACAAAATGTTTTCGCGCAATATTTTATGTTGTtgctttttttatattttaaaataaattatctaaAAGATAAAATGaaacttatttatatttattataataatttgtATAGAAAAAATTAAGTGTGTTTCTattgaattaaatgaaaacaattgtataacaaaatacttttttatttaaatatgggtGGTTTTCCTTTTAAATAAATTCTAAAAAAGGAATGTAAATAAATAGGTTTTAACTATTTGAgattttattgctcaaaacttaccctTTAATCAATATAAAATCTTGTTGACTTTAAAGAGGAAAATTTAAATACatctattttattatatggtaGAAATAATGGTCCAATCACTTTAATTATCAAATAATTCGATGTTTGAATAGATCTAAACACAGAGAAACGTTATAATAAGCAAGGAATTACATGAAAAATCTTTCAAGTTTTGCAAGTAATTAGTCTcaaaatttagtaattttttttttaatttggtctctGAATTTAGATTTTAATAAAGCATAATGATGCGACACTTTAAAATTGTGTCGTGTCATTCATCACCTAATAAAATTGTCAAGTTTCGAAATAGACAAAATATCTCATGAATAAAGTTAGAAAAAGTTGTGATGGAGTAGATATTTATTCATCCCTAATAGAAAATTTCCAATTAATTTGACAGCTAATATAGTTAACTTTTTGGTCCTCTAATTAATCTTTTCTTGTTGTTATGATTATTATTTATACTAAATTAGTCAAGATTGAAGTTTACATCATGAAAATATTGTTAGTTGGACGACAAGAAATGAAGTCAAACCTAACACAATCACAATTTTGTAGTAAAATATAACCACGTGATGTTAGCTTAGTCcttcaaaaaaaatttttttcttcaTATAATTAATGTTATCATCttctaaattatttaaatatgtattgatttttaaagtgatttgATTAGACACTAAATACCTATTAACATAATCAACACAATATAAATCAAATTACATTGGACCTACCTATACCCTGTGTTTTGTGGATTCAAATCAAATAATTTtagtttatatttaaatttaatatatttataggGAAGGATATTACGTGACGACaacataatttttttatcattacaCAGAAATAAAATCTTTATCGTCTCTGTGCAACTAGTCTTCGCCCTTGATTACAATTGTTGGTCGATGTGCACCATCATCTTCGTTCATGTAGTGATAAAATTAATTACAGTTCTtaatacccttattttattatgttaaatgaaatttgatttatttgaaaaaaaaaaaaaaaggtagcaTATTCTCCCTCATATTCAACCTTTCAAAAACGAATATCCATATAATTTTGAAAGGTAGTTGAAGGATATAGTTTGGAATGTTAGATTAATTGAAAAAAGAGAAAGCAATGAAGCATGTGGTTGCTTTAGGTGCACAAAAGCTATAATATAGTCACATTCACCCCCTCCCCACTTAAGTTCTAAATCTACTTTATGTTATTAATTATTGATctaattttgataaaatataGTCTTTATGATATGCAATTATAAGCATTAATTAATCACCATATATGAAAACGATataaatcaaaattatatattaattttaattaaatatataatatgatATACAAATTTTGGTTTTGtgtgattatatatataaattttaaaattctatcatttttcacaaattattaaTACAATAATAAGCTTAATAGTAtttgaaatttatatattttttatacatGCACAAACAATATTTTTACCcacatgatttatttatttaattttttctaaatATACCCAACAAAAACAAAATTACATGCATACAATTTAATCAAAATCGACGTTTCATATATATAATTgcatcaaatcaaatttttagtatcacattatatattaaattaaagttcataAAAATCCTAAGATTTatcttatatataaaattatactaATAGCCAACAAAATAGGGAGCAATGGCTAAAGATATTTGTTGATGGCAGTAGAAATGCTACTGAGCCAGGTGGTCCATCCCATGTTAGACTGAGTTTGGGTTTAGTATTTTCAATCTCAAGACAACTCGAccgtttattattattatttaaataaataaaaatatttttctattaatatttaaatattattattttttaaacagTGAAATGAACTATTTGGGTGGTCCGATCATGCCTAAGTTCAAACTTGAGTCGAAAGTCCtttgatatttaaaaaattaatttttctatataGATATTAAAAGTTAGAAATATTtaaacaaactcaaaaatataGGTGATAACAATAGCAATTATAAAATAGTCGTAAAAATGATCTAAACTCGAAATTATTTGTATTATTTAAGCTTTTTGTTCCTATAGGAACTCAATAGCACTTATAAACAAAGTTGAACTAGCTTATTTAAATGCCATTAGATAGACTTTTAAAAAGTGATGATGTCTCAGAAAGTCATGTTGAACATGCTAATACTCTATGTTTCAGTTGACTAAAACAAAACATCAGTTGTTGGTATAAAAGCTTATGTCTTAGTTCCACCTTTTTATATTTGTTGGATAGCTAAACTTGTTTTTAATTTCTACGATGATGCTATATGTTATGTTCAAGAACAAACAAATTTTGACACTATTTTCTTTATCAAGAGACTCCAATACAATGAAGTTGAGaattataaattatgttatataaatCCGAATAATTATAAATTCAACGTAATCaatcaatatttaaaattaacttaatcataaaaaatcaagtattcaaacatcaaaataagttaaaataataatatagactGACAATAACTTAAAATGATTTGAATTTGTAATAATCAAAATTTTCtcaaataaaattgaaattttatcaaAACTCCAAAAgcataaaactaaaaaaattataaaaacactGCAATATGCACACTTAAGCCATATCGAAACAAGCACATATCAGTATTCATCCATCATTTATACCTGAAATTAGGATTGATCCAAAAGTTCGCTTATGTGATAGTATAGTGTGTGTGGATGTGAAGTTGTATGATATAAAAAAACAACCTAAAAGCACTTGAAAAGTACATGGAAACAAACTCACTTCAATTATTTATAACCTTACTGCTCAATTCACTGTTTGTGAATTCCGCTGAGATTGCATTTATTCCAAGGCTCATGTAGTGTCGTCTCCTTGATATTTATTCATGCTTTAACATCCCCATCGAGGTTTTTCACTCCTTTCTTTTTATCTTCTCTTTTTCCCAACAATTAATAGTCTGATTCAACAAACTCAAACAACTTAAACCTAATAACACTTGGAACTTGAGGTTTATCGGAAAAAAATAGCCTCAAAATaccaaaaactcaaaaaaataACAACATATTTTTGTTGAACTTGATCATAGTTTATTCTCGATACTTAAATTTGATCCCATCCTACTCCTGTCTTCAACAACCTGACAATCAGGTTGTTAAACTGAAGCTATGACACAGCATTAACTACTGTCTGCCGTGTTGGTAACAATTTAGTACCATGTCTTTGCCTTCTATTTAAGCTCATCTTCTTTGTCAGATTCCCCTTCCTTCCCCCAAAATTTGATATACTCAGAGCCAGTAATTTTATGTACAAATTAAATCCAATTATCTATACTTAAATTACAAATCAgattatattttgatttatttacttaaaaaatgagtaaattagtctttaaatgttagatcaaagagtaaactagtcgttttataaaaaattctatctatttctactattaacACCTGTTTTATGTACGTCAGTATGAAATACACGTGACAGTCACGTATCACTGTTCAATTATTTCGTCAACcacattaatttttaataatataaataattaatttatattttaatttaacataaataaactacTATGGAATGAGTGATGTATTAAACCATACATGCGTATATGAGAAATTTTCATCTACAATGAGAAATTTTCGTGGCTCAAAAATACTCAATAATTGGCAAAAAGACCCCACTTTTAAATGACCCATACCACTCATTGACTgcttaatttttatgtttatcgatttatataataataatgaaaggaaaaaaCTCCAGATTTCAAGAAGCATTTAGAATGGAAAGCTTGATCATTACATGATTTTTAAAGCTATATATAAGaacaataataattatatataatttaatgtttatatatatatatcatacccAGAGAGCACCAACTTCAACGAGCTTTGAAACGAGGTGACCACTGAGGTGAAGAGCCACGAGGGATTCAAGGCCACCGATGCAGGTTCCACCAATAAACACGGCGGGGGAAGGGTGGTTCATGGAGGGGATGCCACCGTGAGTTGGAGATGACGACGGAGGAGGAGGGAGGGAAGCCATCTCACGGTCATCGAGTTCGATGACGGTAGGATGAACCCCGATGGTGACCAAGAGCTTTTTCATGACGTGACAC
Above is a genomic segment from Gossypium arboreum isolate Shixiya-1 chromosome 8, ASM2569848v2, whole genome shotgun sequence containing:
- the LOC108469320 gene encoding glutaredoxin-C6-like, whose protein sequence is MSTTTTTVTATSGGSSCLSIDEEESTQIRIQRLISEHPVIIFSRSSCCMCHVMKKLLVTIGVHPTVIELDDREMASLPPPPSSSPTHGGIPSMNHPSPAVFIGGTCIGGLESLVALHLSGHLVSKLVEVGALWV